From Haloglomus litoreum, the proteins below share one genomic window:
- a CDS encoding proteasome assembly chaperone family protein, with the protein MDEFDVETYADPELDAPVLVEGLPGVGHVGKLVAEHLLEEFEDAELVRRVYSEHFPPQVAVDDDGTTTMACAEFHAVRTDGADLLLLSGDHQATDAPGHYRLTDRFLDVAEAFGVERAFALGGVPTGELIEEYAVVGAATDDEQVEELEDAGVEFREDEPAGGIVGVSGLLLGLGERRDIPTACLMGETSGYLVDPKSARAVLEVLQDVIEFDVGYASLEDRAEEMEEVIKKIQEMEQGPQTPSDEDLRYIG; encoded by the coding sequence ATGGACGAGTTCGACGTCGAGACGTACGCGGACCCCGAACTGGACGCTCCCGTGCTGGTCGAGGGCCTGCCGGGCGTCGGCCACGTCGGGAAGCTGGTGGCCGAGCACCTGCTGGAGGAGTTCGAGGACGCGGAGCTGGTGCGACGGGTCTACTCGGAGCACTTCCCGCCACAGGTGGCCGTCGACGACGACGGCACCACGACGATGGCCTGCGCCGAGTTCCACGCCGTCCGGACCGACGGCGCGGACCTGCTCCTGCTGTCGGGCGACCACCAGGCGACCGACGCGCCGGGCCACTACCGCCTGACCGACCGCTTCCTCGACGTGGCCGAGGCGTTCGGCGTCGAGCGCGCGTTCGCGCTCGGCGGCGTCCCCACGGGCGAGCTCATCGAGGAGTACGCCGTCGTCGGCGCCGCCACCGACGACGAGCAGGTCGAGGAGCTGGAGGACGCGGGCGTCGAGTTCCGCGAGGACGAACCCGCCGGCGGCATCGTCGGCGTGAGCGGCCTCCTCCTGGGACTGGGCGAGCGCCGCGACATCCCGACGGCCTGCCTGATGGGCGAGACCTCCGGCTACCTGGTCGACCCGAAGAGCGCCCGCGCCGTGCTGGAGGTGCTGCAGGACGTGATCGAGTTCGACGTCGGCTACGCCTCGCTGGAGGACCGCGCAGAGGAGATGGAGGAGGTCATCAAGAAGATCCAGGAGATGGAGCAGGGGCCACAGACCCCCAGCGACGAGGACCTGCGCTACATCGGGTAG